Proteins encoded together in one Diabrotica undecimpunctata isolate CICGRU chromosome 3, icDiaUnde3, whole genome shotgun sequence window:
- the Brd7-9 gene encoding bromodomain-containing protein 7: MSSPVMSPTPPQKKHKKHKSEKREKEDKPGLKLILKVGSQTTPEHNPEFGTGLPLVGEGLEEQMQIDPNDPYFGLARAHHKKSKKKKKKKDKNKDREKRHKHHHKDKKRKREENEENEDITIYPQIGSPGRELRTCVIKKLQERTPLSKGLDHLLSQLEKKDPQNFFAWPVTDNIAPGYSTIISNPMDFSTMRQKIEENQYAHLDQFIEDFKLMCTNAMKYNHVDTVYYKASKKLLQAGLKIMVPEKLGWMLNLVPEITSEDVGFEITAELRAVKHQDDYDDSDHAHEVKRKMPVSKFEPITDELTPEEILSKAQIAARTAKAKLLMKRGNPTMGFLKQKKDGTTHLNILVGGDGVIPGTKKRPILLGQLCGKLSEGTSQLQGFREDRRNVAKPIKPLYYGAFGSYAPSYDSAFSNLSKEESDLVYQTYGSDTSVQYAESVQDFVKDSDYATHLVDSLLDLLTGGDHSRTKKTIEENKNLREEEQAVKTMLEVKPVDSVKVSVDELKSLNDLGIDVGFLDNMDDEIRVAEDRYEMQRRLDGMCQLLEKLQNTQYQRLSAPPPSNLNNCLPPNEEEVNVAESITDNLAEMAKRVHPGDIAQVAGVRKALGVPLPEVSNPPAPEVANIDLESELRQFLESDPSLAPSPLRDDKTIEEILME, from the exons ATGTCCTCCCCGGTAATGTCCCCCACGCCCCCACAGAAAAAGCACAAAAAACATAAGAGTGAGAAAAGAGAAAAAGAAGACAAACCGGGTCTCAAATTGATACTTAAAGTTGGTTCACAAACGACTCCTGAACATAACCCAGAATTTGGGACTGGTTTACCGTTAGTTGGAGAGGGATTAGAAGAACAAATGCAGATTGATCCTAATGATCCATATTTTGGTTTGGCGAGAGCTCATCATAAAAAatctaagaaaaagaaaaagaagaaagataagaACAAGGATAGGGAAAAGAGGCATAAACATCACCACAAGGATAAGAAGAGAAAAAGGGAAGAAAACGAAGAAAATG AGGATATTACTATTTATCCACAAATTGGAAGTCCAGGCCGTGAACTAAGGACTTGTGTCATCAAAAAACTTCAGGAGAGAACACCACTTTCAAAAGGTTTGGATCATTTATTAAGCCAGTTGGAGAAAAAGGATCCTCAGAACTTCTTTGCCTGGCCGGTCACTGATAACATTGCACCAGGTTATTCTACAATAATAAGTAATCCTATGGATTTTAGTACTATGAGACAGAAAATTGAAGAAAATCAGTATGCACATTTAGAT CAATTTATTGAGGACTTCAAGCTGATGTGTACCAATGCAATGAAATACAACCATGTAGACACAGTCTACTACAAAGCTAGCAAAAAACTACTCCAAGCTGGTTTGAAGATCATGGTTCCTGAGAAACTAGGATGGATGTTGAACTTGGTGCCTGAAATAACTAGTGAAGATGTAGGATTTGAAATAACAGCAGAACTGAGAGCTGTTAAGCATCAAGACGATTATGATGACAGTGATCATGCACATGAAGTTAAGAGAAAGATGCCAGTGTCTAAATTTGAGCCCATAACTGATGAGTTGACACCTGAAGAGATTTTGTCAAAAGCACAGATTGCAGCAAGAACTGCTAAGGCAAAACTAT tgATGAAAAGAGGTAATCCAACTATGGGCTTCTTGAAACAAAAGAAAGACGGAACCACCCACTTAAATATATTAGTAGGAGGCGACGGTGTGATCCCTGGCACAAAGAAAAGACCAATTCTTCTAGGACAGTTGTGTGGGAAGCTATCTGAAGGAACGAGTCAGTTACAAGGATTCAGAGAAGATCGGAGGAATGTTGCCAAGCCAATTAAGCCTCTGTATTATGGAGCATTTGGTTCGTATGCTCCTAGTTATGATTCTGCATTTTCCAATCTCAG caAAGAAGAAAGTGATTTGGTATATCAAACATACGGTTCTGATACCTCCGTTCAGTATGCAGAAAGCGTCCAGGACTTTGTGAAAGACTCTGACTATGCTACTCATTTGGTCGACTCTCTATTGGATTTGCTCACAGGCGGTGACCATTCCAGGACCAAAAAGACaattgaagaaaacaaaaacctgCGAGAAGAAGAGCAAGCTGTTAAGACTATGTTGGAAGTAAAGCCTGTCGATTCTGTAAAAGTTAGCGTTGATGAATTAAAGAGTTTGAATG ATCTTGGTATAGACGTCGGATTCTTGGATAACATGGACGATGAAATCAGAGTAGCTGAGGACCGTTACGAGATGCAACGGCGCCTTGATGGCATGTGTCAGCTATTGGAGAAGCTGCAGAACACTCAATATCAACGTCTGTCAGCTCCTCCCCCATCCAATCTGAACAACTGTCTACCTCCAAATGAGGAAGAAGTGAATGTGGCAGAATCAATCACTGATAACTTGGCAGAAATGGCGAAAAGAGTTCATCCTGGAGATATTGCACAAGTTGCGGGAGTAAGGAAAGCTTTGG